Sequence from the Equus asinus isolate D_3611 breed Donkey chromosome 5, EquAss-T2T_v2, whole genome shotgun sequence genome:
CAGCAGGAAAGATGAATCATATATAGTAATACAGGAATATAATACAGATGTGACAATTCCCTTATAGGTCGTAAATGCTATAGCTTGTGAGAAGCTGTCACTTTGAtgccaaacctcttaatctcaagttcatgtgcccaACGcacagtaagccaaacactgagacatcagtacttggagatggagaaaggtttatttgaattggccaagaTGAGAAGCTGGGAGCATGGGTTCACTCAAATCCACTTACACAAGAGCAGAAAAcagggggttttatagagctaagagGCTTGGCAGGAGAAGCTTTGGAGAAGCAAAGGGGTCTCTCCttataagcccctgggcaatctgctATGGCTGCTGGGGGCCGGCCATCCAATGATCACAACCTCCCCGAAGGAGTTCTCTTTCTTCTACAAAGCCAACGCACAAATTCTCAAGATCcgagtcacccctcaagttaaacaagaaaacagcaaagtgacaagattcatctatgtctgtgctgggaacaaggtcaaaaggcaatcatgttcttattgaacaTCTACAGTAACCCCCAGGTACCTGGCTTCAACTTCTCACTAGACTGAAAAGGAGAGGATTTATGGAGGACAGAGCATAGGGATTTGACTTGTGGTACAAGAACATTTAGCTGGAGGTAGGTGGGAGGTGtacaaaaaagtgaaagaaaaaaagaactagtcAGTTCAAGGCTAAGGTGAACAGGCCTGGAGCAAAGTTTGCATGCAGAGGAGTAGACATTGGGAATGGAAAGACAGTGGACCATTTGAGGAAGGAACTGAATGAATCAAGCCAAGGagtaagaattttatttaatgcaCAATTGAGAATCCTGCAAATAGTAGAGTACTATAAGAtttgtttaggggctggccccatggctgagtggttaagtttgcagcctccgtttcagtggcccaagttcactggttcagatcctgagcacggacctacacactgctcatcacgccatgctctggcagcatcccacacagaagaactagaatgacctacaactaggatatacaactatatactggggttttgaggagggggaaaaaaatcactgaaaacagatgttacctcagagccaatcatcaaaaaaaaaaaaaaaaaaaaagatttaactactgattattttaaaagctaatgTTCCAGGATTTCTGGTTCCAGCCATAATGGGGTAGTCCCATTACAAGCCCCATTGTAGGATAGTCTTCCTTCTtacaattaataaaaaaaaaaaaaactggacatAACACAACAAGCAAGCATAGGAAGACTGAACAGTGGAAAGAAGATGGATTTCCTAGGGACCTTGGTAATCCCCTAAGCCTGCACTCACACCTAGTATTAACAAGGTGGAAAGAAGTAGTGCAAGGCAGGGTAATAAGGCAGGGTAACTGACTCTCCACTTCCCCCTTGCCCTGGTCTCAGCAGGCCCAGTGGGGCCGTGAGCCTCCATCCCACCTACCATCAAGAAGGCAGAATAAGGTGGCACTCCACTTCCCTCCATCCGTTCCACTGGTGTCAGTGGGCAGCACAGAGGTGAGTTTCTACTCCCACCCTGCAGCAACAAGTGGTGTGAGTCAGCACTCTGCTCCTTACCTCCTGGGTCTCAGCTCAAGGCTAACGTTACACCCCCACTTGAAGCACAAGTTGCTGCCCACTTTCCCCAAGAAGGTGTAAGCAGAGCCAAGGGGGAGCCAGCCCTCTACTGCACCCATCTGCAAAGAGACCGTGTAAACAATCCACTTTTGCCGAGGTGCTATCAGTGGGGCCTGGTGGGAAACTACACATACAGACACCTCTGGCTCTTGTGCTACACCTCAgcaaagagaaacaaagggaatgcctgctaaaaaaatgaatgttaaaaagAGGGTCCAGAATCTCATAATATCTGAAATgtccaggagaaaataaaaaatcactaATCAccccaagaaccaggaaaatcacaaCTTGAATAAGACTATCAATAGATTAACATTAAGATGAATCAGATGTTGGAACTCTCtgacaaaatttttaaagcagctataataaaaatcCATCAATAAGCAATTATGAATTTTCTTGAAACTACTAAAAAACTAGAAATCTCAGTAAAGAAAGAGGAATGAATAGTacagctacaacatggatgaatctaaaaaacataatgttaagtgaaataagccagtcatgaaatacacacacacattgtatgataccatttatacAAAAggtccagagtaggcaaatctctatgcagaaagtggattagtggttgcctggggctgaagGTGGTGTGGAATAAAGATCGACTGCTAGTGGGTacaggtttctttctggggtgataaaaatgttccaaaattagaCTATGGTGGTGTCTGTGCAACTCTCtaaaacatactaaaaaccactgaactgtacactttttATGAGTGAAATTTATGGtgtgtaaattacatctcaatataatttaagttgaaatttaaatgaataattaaattttgtttaaaaaagaatcaaatgtaaGTTgccaaactgaaaaatacaagtagCTGAAATAAAAAACTTGCTGGATGGACTCAACAGTATAGTGGAAACAAGAGAAGACAGGAATCAGTAAATCTGAGGACAGATCAATAGGATTTAccctgaacaacagagagaaaacagactgaaaaaatgAAGAGAGCCTCAGAAACCTGTGGGACAATAACAAAAGATCCATCATCAGAGTCCCAGGAAGCTTTGAGAAAGAGAGTGGGGCTGACAgagtattttaagaaataatggttgaacaCTTCCCagatttttcaagtgctgaaagaaaagaactgtcaaccagGAACACCATATCCAGTGaagaatgaaagggaaataaagacattctcagacaaaagaaaaccaaatagaATCCGTTGCTAGCAGATCTACCCTTACAAATCGGCTAAAGGGAGTTtttcaaacagaaaggaaaagataaaagaaggaatcttggaccatcaggaaggaagaaagaagaataaagaagcagaaatataGGTGCATATAATGGACTTCTCCTCATGAGTTTTATAAATCATATTTgatgattgaaacaaaaattatatatcatCTTATGAtcaagaaaaagatatttaaaagtggggaaagaaaaggGATATATATGGAAGTAAGTTTTCACACTTCACTGAAAGTGGTAAAATGTCAATACAAGTAGACTGTGATATGTTAAGTATGCTTACTGTAATACCTAgaattaacattaaaaacaattatacaaagtgatatattcaaaaacactataaataaatcaaaattattcaaataactcacaagaaagtaagaaaagagGAACAGATAATaagaaacagaggggaaaaaaaacccccagaaaacaaaaaattacatagATTTCAGCCCTATATATATCAATGATTACCTTAAATGTAAACGGTCTAAATATACGAATTAAAAGATAGATATTTGCAGAGTGGATGAAAAAATATGATGcaacaatatgctgtctacaagaaattcacttcaaatatGATGACATAGGAACGTTATAAGAGGATGGAAAAAAGTATACCACgcaaacattaatttaaaaaatgtaggaGTGGTAAATTAATcccagataaagtagactttacagaaaattactagagacaaagagggacattacacgataaaaggatcaatccacCAGAAAGACATAAAGATTCTAAATATATGTGCACCAAAGAAAGAGCCTCAAAATACACGAAGCAAAAATTGGTAGAGCTGAAAGGGGAAACAGACAAatctacaataatagttggggacaCCAACTAATAACTAATAGTTGAAACACCCCAGTTTCAGCAACTGATTACTagatagaaaatcagtaaggatttAAAACTGACCAACACAAGCATCCAACAGGATCCAAttgacatatacagaacattccacccaacaacagcagaataaacatttttttaagagcCCATGGCACATGTACCAACACAGACTATGTCCTAGGAcataaaaaaaaacttcaaaaaatctaaaagaactaaaataatacaattatttttctaatttcaacCTAAAAATCATTAACAGAAAGACAACCAGAGAACTTCAATAACTTGGAAATtgacacatttctaaataatccacgAGTAAAGAGGAATTCtcataggaaatttaaaaaacacacagaattgagttaaaatgaaaatacaacatgtcaaAATATGTGGATGCAGCTAAAGAagtattgggggtggggggggtgggggaattaTAGCCCTAAATGCTgactaagaaagaagaaagagtttcAATTCTTTGCTCccatctcaagaaactagaaaaatgagagaaaaataaacccataGCAAGCTGAAGggatgaaataataaagagcagaaatcaataaaactgaaaacagaaaaacagaaaaaaaatcaatcaaagaaaaatgtgtttatttgaaaAGAATCAAAAGTGACAAACTTCACACAagattgataaaaattaaaaagacagaagacaCAGATCACCAACGTCAGGAATGAAACAAGGGATATTGGTACAGATCCTGCTCTCATTAGAAGAATaagggaaaaatacaaataaccttTACACTTACAAAATAGACAAGCTAGAAGAGAGGGATCAATTCCTCAAAACCCACAAACTATCAAAAGTCAATCAAGATGAAACAGATAACCTGAATAATACTATAACATTAAAGCAATTGAACTAATAAtttaaaagctgaaaaacaaATCTCAGGCACAGATGATTTTACGAGATAATTCTATgcacttacaaataaaaatactcaacaaaatattagcaaatcaaatacagcaatgttaaaaaaaaattatacaccataacCAACTGAAATCTATTCCTGacatgcaaggctggttcaacatttgaaaatcagtcagaATAACCCAGTCTAttaaaagactaaagaaaaaaaatcatatgattgtatcaattgatgcagaaaaaatatttgacaaaatcccaCACATACACATGATAAGACACTCTCAGCAAATCAGAAATAGAGTGAAACTTCCTCAACTGATAAAAAGCATCTACAAAAACTTACAacaccatacttaatggtaaaagaatgaatgctttccccctaagactgGGAACAAGGGCTATCACACTCcctacttttatttaacatagcacTACAAGTTCCAATCATTGAcataaggcaagaaaaacaaaaggcatacagattgaagaccaagaaataaaactgttctcatttgcagataacatgactATGTATGtcgaaaatcccaaggaatctacaaaaaacaaaacgaaacaaaaaaccaaactctGAAGaagtgagttcagcaaagttgcagaatataaaatcaatacaaaaaattCAATCACATTTCTATTTACTAACAACAAATAGAtagaaactaaaatttaaaacacagtaACATTTACAATTgcttcaaagaaaattaaataatttaggaataaatctaataaaacatgTACAGGATCTGTATCCTGAAAATTACAAAACGctgatgaaataaatgaaagaagacctAGACAAAAGGAGACACAGgtcatgttcatgggttggaagactcaatatagtAGAGGCCAGTCCTACCCAAATTGATTTATAGGGTTAATGCAATTCGTATTAAAACAGCAAGGTGTTTTACAGGCATAGACTGTCttattctaaaattgatatgaAAAGGCAGAGGACCTGGAATAGCtaaaatgatttgaaaaagaagaatgaagcgGAAGGAATCACTCTACCAGACGTCAACGCTCGTTAAATGGCTACAGTGGTCAGCATACTTTGGGTGGAGGAACAGACAGAGAGATCAGTGGAACAGCTACAGAACTCAGAAAGAGGTCAACACGAATACATCTAAATGATTGTTTTCAAAAGGCCAAAGCAATTCACCGGAGGAGGAAGAATAgacttcaacaaatggtgcaaGAGCAACTGCGCTCCTAGGCGTTtatctcaaagaaatgaaaacctacaTTCACATAAAGACTTGTAAGAAATGTTCACactagctttatttttaatagccccAAACTATAAACAATTCAAATATCCTTCATATCATTCAATGagtaaatggttaaacaaaccaTGGTAATCTGCAccatggaataccactcagcaacaaaggaatgaactattgacacatgcaacaacttggatggttCTCAAGAAAGTTATGCTTGGTGAATAAAAGCCAAGCCTCAAATgttacatactgcatgattccattcatacaGCATTCCTGAAATGACAAAACTGTAGAGCTGGAAGACAGATCAGGGATTAGGGActtgggaaggaaggaggtggcTGTGACTACAAAAGTGCATATAACTAAGTGcaagcacacacgcacacacacgcataagTGCACTATAACtgctgaaatctgaataaacttgATGGATTGTATCCATGTCAATTTGTGAAACCGTATAATAGTTACACAAGATGTTACCCTTCGGAAAAATTAGGTGAAGGGGATATGGgaatctctattatttcttataactgcatgtaaatatataattatctcaaaataaaaagttaaaggaatGAGTCAATATATATCAAGAGCCACAATCAATCAGGGTCATAACTTTCTGAACGGAAACTTCGCAAATCCAGTTGAGAAATCATCAGTCATTTATCTACTCAACACCCAtattaggcactgtgctaggtaatGAGATTCAGGGGTGAAAGTCATGGGCTTTGTCTTCATGAACTTTCAGACAGGAAATATGAAAACAGCTCAATGGATGAAAAGGACCATTAAATCTTCAGTCATACACGTGAGAATTGGACTCAAATTTCTAACAATAAGAGTAAGGTGAAATAATTTTGGAATATTATATGCTCACTATAGTCATTATGAATAGTATTTAACAGAATGGAAAATGCTTATAACATTAAGGGAAACATTAAATACAAAAccatagaatatataactatgtactggggggctttggggagaaaaaggagaaaaaaagagaaaaaagaagaagattgacgacagatgttacctcaggcaccaatctttttaaaaaaaaaccatataTTCATTAGTAATTGATAATTAAAGACAACTTGTTTTTATATgaataaacttttattgaattttagataattagaaagaataaagaattgCAAGATAAATGCTTTCTAAACAACATCTGATAGTATCAGCTTTTCTGTCAtggtatttttactttctttataaaaagtatagacattcatttatttaaatttttacaaagtCAAGAACcatcaaatggaaaaaataagtaaTGCTAAAGTAAATTCAGCTTCTCATCAATATTGGAATGGTTGCAATGGTTAGGTTCTGAGCTTAGCCCTCTCAGAAAACGAATGTACGCTGCAGCTGTTGGGTTCCATTTATTCAAATAGGTCTGAAAATCGGGAGGCCTTCCCTGTGACAACTGTGATTACAGGAAAAGAGggcaaaaagggaaaaagtggGAAGAGGGAGTGAGACGAATTGGGATAGAAAAGCTACTCATCAAATCACAAGCTCAGTGTCGTAAATAATTTAGGAAACAAATTTGGGAAGAAATCATTCATGTGTTGCTCAAAGTGTGATTAAGGCGAATCAGCCACCAATGCAAGTATGGGCAGATCCACACGGCACAAATAGAATGAGGAGTTTGTAAATTATCTGGTGAACTGCAAGGCCAGCCAAGCCAGGTAATTAATCACAAAAGGAGCCTCTTTACAGAGGTGTAAAACGCAATTGGGCGAAATTGCAACCCTGAGCTGTGATGAATACAGGGCAGACCCTCCCAGGAGCATATCTGAAGACATGCCTTTTGTCTCAGTCTTATCTCTTTTGCAAAATAATTatttggaaaagaacaaaacaactcCTGCCCTGCCTGTAACAACCTACTAACCTCGACTTGTCAAACAAGGAGAAAGTTATCTACCTCAGTACAAAAGGCAGCAGGTGCTGCCCTCATTAAGAGGAACCCACTGCGATAGCCAGGGAGGCCTGGACAGCCCAGCTCTGCGAGGCTGTCAGCAAGCGGACACCCCTGAGACCTGCCTTCCTGCTCTCGTGCTGCCCACTCAACCCAGCTCTTCCGCGATGGGCCTCCTGCTGGGCTCTGTGAACACTCACTGCACATGGTGTCGCCTTTGCTTTGCTAGCCCAATGCCTCTcatgtatgatttttaaaaaccattagttttctttaaaaaaaatttttttccaggaaataaTGAACAGTAAACGTCACAGACCTGTAACAGACCCTAGAAAAACATAGACAGGCAAGAATCTGTCCGTATAGCAATATTCCAAATATGAAATTCATGGTTCTGgaggagataaataaataaataggaacgGGCTTCTCAGAgaagtttcttttgtttccccctATTTCTTACTGAATTTTGTTTGTGCAAAAAGTTTTGATTCTATGATACAAGAGGCAGCCCTGTGGGGACCGATATTAACCATTTCTGCCATTAAGCCCTCTCCAAAGAGGGGACGGGGGAGGCAGAATGTATCCCAGGGCTGCTCATTACTTTTACTAAAGACGCCtatctttttaaatcatttcattatttaaattctGTCTGGCACTTTAGTCTCTTGAACAATTATTAAGTTAGGCATGAATTAAAGAACCAGCCCATCTGGACTGCAGTTTCAGCTTTAAGTGCTATTCTGCTCTCGCATCTTTTTCCTTGGCTTGGCACATCTTTGAGATCCAGCTTTTTGAATAGAATCCTGGGACAGCTGTGGTGGTGAAACAAGTCTTCATGGTGGAACATTCCAGTTCATTACACAACTCTTAGTGGCCAGGTAACAGCACTGCCTGCTTCTTTGTGCTTTTTACTGGTATCGTTACAAGGAAAGTGTTTCTTTCCGAGCGCacgcccaccctcccctcccccttgcaTGGGGCAGTCCACTGATTCTTTCCTGAATGCTCCGTCCACTCACGTCCTATACCAGGGACCCGGCCCGACTCTGGGCTGGCACCATGACAGGAACAGCGCCAATTCGCTCCAGGGTTGCTTGGCTGACGGTGTAGGAGTGTGTGTGCTGAGGCCGCGGCTTCCTGCTGACTGAGCCATTGCTCCTGGATACGACCTGTGGTGGCGACCCTCTGTTGGCTGTCACTACCAGAGTCTTATGTGGAGCTGGGACCAGATGGCTCCCATTAGCATAGATGGATGGTATATTGGCATTGCCTGAGTGGAGGGAGAAAGACTGGCGCAAGTCACTGAAGTGGTTGAGTGACTCCGTGTTTCTGTGAACTTTCGGATTGCTGCTCCAGTACTGACTGTTGTAGGTGTTAGAAGAGGTCAACGTGTTGTTCTCTGAGGAGGATATCTCAGTGTGGAATGCTTTGGCAGAAGAAGAACATTTAGGTGGAAGATCATCCTCTCTGAAacggaacaaaaataaaattgttgttAGGATTCACTTGAGGTTtaccctccctcctgcccagaaCTCTTTCCTCTTAAGTTACGGCCAGTGTGTCTGCAAGATACAAACCCTCAGGACAGACCATATTATGCCGAAAGCAAACCCAGCAGTCCTGGTGCCTCAGCTTTGACATCCATTCCCTTTGAGACAATGCTCAGGAAAAATAGTTCCCTCAGCTTCTCAAtctccaagagaaaaaaaaggtaatacCAAATCTCTCAAAGACCATGCCTTCCAatataactgaaaaagaaaagtatatatgtgtgcctgtatatatatgtacatgtttaTGTATcttgatatatgtgtgtgtgtctgtgtgtgcgtataaattttttttttccctctaaatagGAAAATAGTCCATGAAGAAATCCGCTGAGCCAGCTGCTGTAAGATAGCTGGGAAACCAAACCCCGGATATGGGGAACTCCAGGAAATGGTTAGAGCTGCCTGACTTTCTTACACTTCGGGGTCTGAGATATCACTGTGGTGTGCTGATGAGAGGATTTCCTTGGTAATCTGATGCAGGGATGAAATCTAACCCCACAAAGTCCTAACCCTTAAGAATTACAAGAAGCTAGGAGAAgtcattaatttaatttaacatgTTAACTAATTcatttcacatttattgagcagcagGCATTCTACTAGATGTTTCATGTTAAAAAGACACAGCTCCTATAGCCAAGAAGATTATGGCCAAACGGGGGTGACAAAAATGCAAGAGCATCTGCAAGTCTGAAAGGCTCAACTTCTGTGAGGAGGTGATGCCTGGACTAGACCTGAATCAGATCAAGGAATTTACCGAAGGGTTGgatgaaaagggaaggaagagggtggaggcttgtgcaaagaccctgaggcatgAGAGAATACAAAACAGACTGGAACACAAAGGGATCAGGGAAGCAGGGAAAGATCCTGAAGGGCCGTGTATGTCATGCTAAGCAGACTGGAGTCATTAAAGCACTTTCAAAAGGATATAACGTGATGCAATCTGACACTGAGCTTGAACCCCCATATCTCGACAATTTGCCAAGAgtcacttctcttttttcttaagacGTTCATATTCTTAATGGAACTGTCTTTCACACCAAGCCATCCTGCTTTGGCCTCAGTGGACACAGGTACCGGTATGCTCTTACGGTGTTCCTTCTTGCTTTATGCTCTCATCCCTTATAAATGCCAATGTTAAACACAGGTTTTAAACTAACTTTTCTACTGTGGCAGCCACCTAACCCCACCTGTcctggagatggggaggagaggggaactTCTTCCCTTGGGTCCTCCTAGTTAGGCACATGCTCTACCCTCCTCCCCTTTCATGATCCAGTAAATAAAACTGAGTAGCACCATGAGGAAAAATGATATAACatacaagaaaatattatttggcTGCTTTAACTATCTTGGACATCACAGTCATAAGATTAGCAAAGAAATTGTAGCTGCCAAAATGAATAGAAATGGACATTAGTTATGCAAGACAAATTATCTGACACACAAACCTTATTTCATTgggaatttcttcttcctcctcctccttatttTTGCTTCTCCAGTAAAAGAATGCCCCTAAAATTAGTGCAATGCAAAAAATGATAATGACTGCACCAGTGCCAATGGCTCCAGCTACTAGTCCAATGCTCCTGGGCTGGGCTGCAAAATATATTTAAGGTAGATTTAAAGAACCAAAAAAGAAgcgagaaagagagaaatggcaTATACACATGCAACTTTATAAACTACTATAGAATCTTCTTAAAATGTACAAAATTGCCTAATGTAGTCCATCCATATAAAGCGAAACCTCAGTTAACTTTCTGTATCCCCAGTCGCTGGGACTAACACACAGTAGGTTCACAGACATTTACTGAAGGAATGAACCTTACATGGCTCAGTGTTTCAGGAGAGCAACACCTAGAGTGGAGCAGGAAAAGGATGCTCGCCTGCCTGATCGGCCCAAAGGAACCCTGGCAATCGGTGGGATAACTTAGCACCTCCTCCCAGCCAGACCACTCCCGTCTGCAACGGGTATTCAAATAACCCAGAATTCTCCACTAAAGAGAAAACTTCTGCACTTCTTATTTATGACCTGGCCACCTAACAAATAAGGAGATGTAAGGGATACAGAGAAAATGCAAGGAGGTCTTGCCATGGCTGTAAGATCCCCACAAATTTTTATAACATCTGTAGTACTATATAATCAAAACTGACTTGATTCTAAGGATCCTGAGGAGAAAGACATTTTGTCATAAAGAAGATGTCACATTGCTGAGGCTGGAAAGTATActaatacatttataaaatattttctttttttttttaaagatttttttatttttttcctttttctccccaaagccccctggtacatagttgtatattcttagttgtgggtccttctagttgtggcatgtgggacgccgcctcagcgtgactccatgagcggtgccatgtccgcgcccaggattcgaaccaacgaaacactgggccacctgaagcagagcgcgcgaacttaaccgctcggccacagggccggcccctaaaatattttcaataacgATTAAAACCGAAAGAATTTCTATTTCATCTTTGAACAACCTAAAAACAATTCAGCAGAACTCTTCATTTCCTGGTTTGACAGAGACCTTGGCGTCTCAGACCCAGAGTGGACTCAGAATTTTACATACTTACGTGAAATAACCTGGAGATCCAAAAGACAGCTGCTGGTTCCAATGGCATTAGAAGCCACGCACTGGTACAAACCTGAGGACAGTGCACTGATGTTGCGGATGGTGACTGTGCCCTGGACCTGATCTGtcacaaaaataataatcaagtaaggatttaggagaaaaaatatgaaaaccaa
This genomic interval carries:
- the IGSF11 gene encoding immunoglobulin superfamily member 11 isoform X1; its protein translation is MTSRGSPLAPLLLLSLHGVAASLEVSESPGSVQVARGQTAVLPCTFTTSAALINLNVIWMVIPLSNANQPEQVILYQGGQMFDGAPRFHGRVGFTGTMPATNVSIFINNTQLSDTGTYQCLVNNLPDRGGRNIGVTGLTVLVPPSAPHCQIQGSQDIGSDVILLCSSEEGIPRPTYLWEKLDNTLKLPPTATQDQVQGTVTIRNISALSSGLYQCVASNAIGTSSCLLDLQVISPQPRSIGLVAGAIGTGAVIIIFCIALILGAFFYWRSKNKEEEEEEIPNEIREDDLPPKCSSSAKAFHTEISSSENNTLTSSNTYNSQYWSSNPKVHRNTESLNHFSDLRQSFSLHSGNANIPSIYANGSHLVPAPHKTLVVTANRGSPPQVVSRSNGSVSRKPRPQHTHSYTVSQATLERIGAVPVMVPAQSRAGSLV
- the IGSF11 gene encoding immunoglobulin superfamily member 11 isoform X3, which translates into the protein MVIPLSNANQPEQVILYQGGQMFDGAPRFHGRVGFTGTMPATNVSIFINNTQLSDTGTYQCLVNNLPDRGGRNIGVTGLTVLVPPSAPHCQIQGSQDIGSDVILLCSSEEGIPRPTYLWEKLDNTLKLPPTATQDQVQGTVTIRNISALSSGLYQCVASNAIGTSSCLLDLQVISPQPRSIGLVAGAIGTGAVIIIFCIALILGAFFYWRSKNKEEEEEEIPNEIREDDLPPKCSSSAKAFHTEISSSENNTLTSSNTYNSQYWSSNPKVHRNTESLNHFSDLRQSFSLHSGNANIPSIYANGSHLVPAPHKTLVVTANRGSPPQVVSRSNGSVSRKPRPQHTHSYTVSQATLERIGAVPVMVPAQSRAGSLV
- the IGSF11 gene encoding immunoglobulin superfamily member 11 isoform X2, translating into MTSRGSPLAPLLLLSLHGVAASLEVSESPGSVQVARGQTAVLPCTFTTSAALINLNVIWMVIPLSNANQPEQVILYQGGQMFDGAPRFHGRVGFTGTMPATNVSIFINNTQLSDTGTYQCLVNNLPDRGGRNIGVTGLTVLVPPSAPHCQIQGSQDIGSDVILLCSSEEGIPRPTYLWEKLDNTLKLPPTATQDQVQGTVTIRNISALSSGLYQCVASNAIGTSSCLLDLQVISRAFFYWRSKNKEEEEEEIPNEIREDDLPPKCSSSAKAFHTEISSSENNTLTSSNTYNSQYWSSNPKVHRNTESLNHFSDLRQSFSLHSGNANIPSIYANGSHLVPAPHKTLVVTANRGSPPQVVSRSNGSVSRKPRPQHTHSYTVSQATLERIGAVPVMVPAQSRAGSLV